From a region of the Paenibacillus segetis genome:
- a CDS encoding DUF3892 domain-containing protein, whose amino-acid sequence MALNTRETFIAVQKNGDGDLTRFKTSSGRVLEYEQALQEVKAGAIAGVNVFKGRDGEMYIRGDADGDPSNNLDSLPNFQ is encoded by the coding sequence ATGGCACTTAACACCAGAGAAACATTTATCGCGGTTCAGAAAAATGGGGACGGAGATTTGACCCGTTTTAAAACTTCTAGTGGAAGAGTTCTCGAGTATGAACAGGCATTACAAGAAGTGAAGGCTGGAGCAATCGCCGGTGTTAATGTGTTTAAAGGTAGAGACGGAGAAATGTATATTCGCGGTGACGCCGATGGAGATCCAAGTAATAATCTCGACTCGTTACCAAACTTCCAATAA
- a CDS encoding GNAT family N-acetyltransferase yields MTAAKIIHVENNEQLEKCLDIRKEVFVKEQMVPIDLEIDEFDVLSPDVHHVLIEQDGVYAATGRLTYYKDNSAKMQRIAVRQTFRSQGIGRILLLALEELARELGLSKSVLDAQCQAESFYSKLGYVTISTEPFDDAGIPHVRMEKPL; encoded by the coding sequence ATGACTGCTGCTAAAATTATACACGTAGAAAATAATGAGCAATTGGAGAAATGCCTAGATATTCGTAAGGAAGTGTTTGTAAAGGAACAGATGGTTCCGATTGATCTGGAGATCGACGAGTTTGATGTGTTAAGCCCGGACGTACATCATGTGTTGATCGAGCAGGACGGAGTTTATGCCGCTACGGGGAGACTGACCTATTATAAGGATAACTCGGCTAAAATGCAGAGAATCGCTGTTCGTCAAACGTTTCGTTCTCAAGGCATTGGAAGAATACTGCTACTCGCACTTGAAGAACTTGCCCGTGAACTAGGACTGAGCAAATCCGTTCTTGATGCACAATGTCAAGCCGAATCATTCTATAGCAAACTAGGTTATGTGACGATCTCAACTGAACCTTTCGATGATGCAGGCATACCCCATGTGCGAATGGAGAAGCCTCTTTAA
- a CDS encoding aspartyl-phosphate phosphatase Spo0E family protein, translated as MDLFRRIEELRLELNQLSTYKRLIDQEVIRVSQQLDDALNEYYKLHK; from the coding sequence TTGGATTTATTCCGTAGAATTGAAGAACTCCGCTTGGAGTTAAACCAGCTATCGACCTATAAACGGTTGATCGATCAGGAAGTTATAAGAGTAAGTCAACAACTAGATGATGCATTAAATGAATACTATAAGTTGCATAAATAA
- a CDS encoding sporulation protein YjcZ, whose protein sequence is MGEIGGIGCGIGGAFTSTGVILVLFILLVIVSCAFI, encoded by the coding sequence ATGGGTGAAATAGGTGGAATTGGTTGTGGCATTGGTGGAGCATTTACATCAACTGGGGTTATCTTGGTTCTGTTCATTCTTCTTGTTATCGTTTCCTGTGCATTTATTTGA
- a CDS encoding polysaccharide deacetylase family protein has protein sequence MLILLVTMSIYSGNAVASPTSQVVKDRSYYEERGDIVWEVPTQKKTIAFTFDDGPDRKQTPKILEVLDQYQAKATFFVVGERVERFPEIVKLVLSKGHEVGNHSFYHPSFQNISKEKAVNEIGKTQQAILKATGHTAVLFRPPGGSYDQNIINVSKQNNLQLILWSWHQDTKDWRAPGVQRIANKVLKNVRNGDIILMHDYVYNSSQTSEALKIILPELKKQGYSFVTVSQLLSQKDNPNTHIKVTQ, from the coding sequence ATGCTGATTCTGCTCGTAACCATGTCGATATACAGTGGGAATGCTGTTGCTTCGCCTACATCGCAGGTTGTTAAAGACAGGAGCTATTATGAGGAGCGAGGCGACATCGTTTGGGAGGTACCCACTCAGAAAAAGACGATTGCTTTTACGTTCGATGATGGTCCAGATCGTAAGCAAACGCCAAAAATCCTGGAGGTTTTGGACCAATATCAAGCAAAAGCTACCTTTTTTGTCGTTGGTGAGCGTGTCGAACGTTTCCCTGAAATCGTTAAGCTCGTACTAAGTAAAGGACATGAAGTTGGAAATCACTCTTTTTACCATCCATCTTTCCAGAATATTTCCAAGGAAAAAGCCGTGAACGAAATTGGAAAAACACAACAAGCCATACTTAAGGCAACAGGGCACACTGCGGTACTATTTCGACCACCAGGCGGTTCCTATGATCAAAACATCATTAATGTATCTAAGCAAAATAACTTACAGCTAATCTTATGGTCATGGCATCAGGATACCAAAGATTGGAGAGCTCCGGGTGTTCAGCGTATCGCCAATAAAGTCCTAAAAAATGTTCGAAATGGCGATATCATTCTTATGCATGATTATGTATATAATAGTTCGCAAACGTCGGAGGCTTTAAAAATTATATTACCTGAGCTTAAAAAACAAGGTTATTCATTTGTCACCGTGTCCCAATTGCTATCGCAAAAAGACAATCCAAATACTCATATTAAAGTAACTCAATAA
- the trhO gene encoding oxygen-dependent tRNA uridine(34) hydroxylase TrhO produces the protein MSKPAYRVLLFYKFTNIASPEVFTAEHLQYCKDLGVKGRILIASEGINGTVSGTVEQTDRYMADLLANPLFTDTVFKIDDVEEHAFKKIFVRHKKELVTFRYEQELDPNKLSGKRLSPTEFYEQLQQEDVVVIDGRNDYEYEIGHFRGAIRPDVESFREFPDWIRQNMSQYKDKKVLTYCTGGIRCEKLTGFLINEGFSDVAQLEGGIVTYGKDPETKGRLFDGKCYVFDERISVPINQTEEDVVIASCHHCGVTHDRYINCPVCNLQYVCCEECETEHQSFCSDACHDAILPAKHG, from the coding sequence ATGAGCAAACCAGCGTATCGCGTATTATTATTTTATAAATTCACAAATATTGCTTCGCCAGAGGTTTTTACGGCAGAGCATTTGCAATATTGTAAGGACCTCGGCGTTAAAGGACGTATTCTAATTGCCTCTGAGGGGATCAATGGAACCGTGTCGGGTACAGTAGAACAAACAGATCGTTATATGGCAGACCTTCTCGCTAATCCACTATTTACAGACACTGTATTTAAAATTGATGACGTAGAAGAACATGCCTTCAAAAAAATATTCGTAAGACATAAAAAGGAACTGGTTACTTTCCGCTATGAACAAGAGCTGGATCCTAATAAACTAAGTGGGAAGAGATTGTCCCCGACGGAGTTTTACGAACAGTTGCAACAAGAAGATGTCGTAGTTATTGACGGACGAAATGATTATGAATATGAGATCGGTCATTTCCGCGGGGCTATCCGTCCGGACGTAGAATCATTCCGTGAATTTCCGGATTGGATTCGCCAGAATATGAGTCAATATAAAGACAAGAAAGTACTCACTTATTGCACTGGAGGAATCCGCTGCGAGAAATTGACTGGGTTTCTGATCAATGAAGGGTTCTCGGATGTCGCGCAGCTTGAAGGTGGGATTGTGACTTACGGAAAAGACCCTGAAACTAAGGGGCGGTTGTTTGACGGAAAATGTTATGTGTTCGATGAACGTATCTCCGTTCCGATCAATCAAACCGAAGAGGATGTCGTCATTGCAAGCTGTCATCATTGCGGTGTGACACACGACCGCTATATAAATTGCCCAGTATGTAACCTGCAGTATGTATGCTGCGAAGAATGTGAAACGGAGCACCAAAGCTTCTGTTCCGATGCTTGCCATGACGCCATATTACCCGCTAAGCATGGCTAA
- a CDS encoding helix-turn-helix transcriptional regulator, producing MKPLNELSTRDQILQMMKTSGPLSAKDITDRLQITEMAVRRHLGTMERDGLIESKMIRQTLGRPTAVYGLTELAQSLFPKNYHTLTLDLLGELAEDAGEDTVNRLFERRRDKLKHQYEAELKDRPFPDKVRRLAEIQNDNGYMTELESSGENEFILKEHNCPISQIADRYNHACECELNLFESLLDAHVERTECLAQNGRRCLYIIRKEK from the coding sequence ATGAAGCCGTTAAATGAATTGTCCACTAGAGACCAGATTCTCCAAATGATGAAAACCTCTGGGCCTCTTAGCGCCAAAGATATAACAGATCGCCTGCAAATTACTGAAATGGCGGTTCGCCGCCATCTCGGAACAATGGAACGGGATGGATTGATTGAATCCAAAATGATTCGCCAAACTTTAGGTCGTCCTACTGCGGTATATGGGCTAACCGAACTTGCTCAGAGCTTATTTCCTAAGAACTATCATACGCTTACTCTAGACCTACTGGGAGAATTAGCCGAGGACGCCGGCGAAGATACAGTCAATCGACTCTTTGAGCGACGCAGAGATAAATTGAAGCATCAATATGAAGCCGAGCTGAAAGACAGACCATTCCCGGACAAAGTGCGTAGACTCGCAGAAATTCAAAATGATAATGGTTATATGACAGAACTTGAATCTAGTGGAGAGAACGAGTTTATTCTAAAAGAACACAACTGTCCTATTTCGCAAATTGCAGATCGCTACAATCATGCTTGTGAATGCGAACTAAATCTGTTTGAATCTCTTCTAGATGCACACGTTGAAAGAACTGAATGCCTCGCTCAGAACGGCAGAAGATGTCTATATATTATCCGTAAAGAAAAATAA
- a CDS encoding DUF1450 domain-containing protein, whose amino-acid sequence MGLGIVVVEICDSNLMSALELEDLEQEYPEVAVLRTECLSLCGLCKLRPYALVNAKRVFGKTPEECLTLIKERIEEELQAFDI is encoded by the coding sequence ATGGGGCTCGGTATCGTAGTTGTTGAAATCTGCGACAGTAATCTGATGAGCGCACTTGAGTTAGAAGATTTAGAACAAGAATATCCTGAAGTAGCGGTGCTACGTACAGAGTGCCTCAGTTTATGTGGTTTATGCAAACTAAGACCGTATGCCTTAGTGAACGCAAAGAGGGTATTTGGCAAAACCCCTGAAGAATGCTTAACTTTGATTAAAGAAAGAATAGAAGAAGAGCTACAAGCTTTTGATATATAA
- a CDS encoding superoxide dismutase, translating to MAHQLPALPYANNALEPHIDEQTMTIHHDRHHNTYVTNLNAALESAPELQSKSLEDLIANLDSVPEAIRTAVRNNGGGHANHSLFWEIIGPNGGGQPSGKLADAINNELGGFDKFKEDFAKAATTRFGSGWAFLAVDADGKLSVYSLPNQDSPIMEGKTPILGLDVWEHAYYLKYQNKRPDYIAAFFNVINWAEVEKRYEAATK from the coding sequence ATGGCACATCAATTACCAGCTCTACCTTACGCTAACAACGCACTTGAACCGCATATCGATGAACAAACAATGACGATTCACCATGACCGTCACCACAATACCTATGTAACTAATCTAAATGCAGCTTTGGAATCTGCTCCTGAGCTTCAATCCAAATCTTTGGAAGATTTGATTGCTAACTTGGATAGCGTTCCTGAAGCAATCCGTACCGCAGTTCGTAACAACGGTGGCGGTCACGCGAACCACTCCTTGTTCTGGGAAATCATCGGACCAAATGGCGGTGGCCAACCTTCCGGTAAACTGGCTGATGCAATCAACAATGAACTAGGTGGTTTTGACAAATTCAAAGAAGATTTTGCTAAAGCTGCAACAACTCGCTTCGGTAGCGGTTGGGCGTTCCTTGCAGTTGATGCTGACGGCAAATTGTCCGTATACAGCCTCCCTAATCAAGATTCCCCAATCATGGAAGGCAAGACTCCAATTCTTGGCCTTGATGTATGGGAGCATGCTTACTACTTGAAATATCAAAACAAACGTCCTGATTATATTGCAGCATTCTTCAATGTAATTAACTGGGCTGAAGTTGAGAAACGTTACGAAGCAGCTACTAAGTAA
- a CDS encoding LacI family DNA-binding transcriptional regulator — protein sequence MKRLGRKKKVSMQDIASKLEISKNAVSLALMNKKGVSEEMRALVLHTAREMGYGPFATKESAAANILVLVPERIMSYQDNDHFQFYHDMIWGLEKSIRKKGYNAVIAPIDQEMETGLKLPGLFTDISYRGVILFGIIDKAYARLIWDMDTPLVMLDSYYRDLPCPVVTSANMEGAYEVVSFLIDGGHEEIGFIGPTNLTTSHEERWFGYWKAMQTHGLEVQREYCLTSSEGYNQTEAEIAQFLDGLRAIPTAFFCGNDRIAYILRGLLEEREIAIPERVSIAGFDDTHYGDHVDRALTTMRVEKEMMCDAAASMLLTLTGNSRESIRHSVAPTLVVRSSVKNLKE from the coding sequence ATGAAAAGATTGGGCCGTAAAAAGAAAGTATCCATGCAAGATATTGCCAGCAAACTGGAAATATCAAAGAATGCGGTATCGCTGGCTTTAATGAACAAGAAGGGTGTCAGTGAAGAAATGCGCGCACTCGTGTTACACACGGCTAGAGAGATGGGTTACGGTCCATTTGCTACCAAAGAGTCTGCAGCAGCCAACATCCTTGTGCTTGTCCCTGAACGTATTATGAGTTATCAGGATAACGATCATTTTCAGTTTTATCATGACATGATATGGGGACTAGAGAAGAGTATTCGTAAAAAAGGATATAACGCCGTAATTGCACCGATTGATCAAGAGATGGAGACGGGGCTTAAGCTTCCTGGACTATTTACAGATATATCTTACCGTGGCGTAATTTTGTTTGGCATTATCGATAAAGCGTATGCGCGGCTTATATGGGATATGGATACTCCACTTGTTATGCTGGATTCTTATTATCGGGATTTACCTTGTCCCGTCGTCACTTCCGCTAATATGGAAGGGGCTTACGAAGTAGTGTCTTTTCTTATCGATGGTGGACATGAAGAGATTGGGTTTATCGGTCCGACAAATTTGACGACGAGCCATGAAGAGCGTTGGTTTGGTTATTGGAAAGCGATGCAGACGCACGGCCTAGAGGTTCAGCGTGAATATTGTCTGACATCCTCAGAAGGTTATAATCAAACGGAAGCAGAAATCGCACAATTTCTCGATGGATTGAGAGCAATACCGACTGCATTTTTTTGCGGAAATGACCGAATTGCTTATATTCTGAGAGGGCTTTTAGAAGAACGGGAGATTGCAATACCAGAGAGAGTTTCTATTGCTGGATTTGATGATACTCATTATGGAGATCATGTTGATAGAGCATTAACTACAATGCGTGTGGAAAAAGAAATGATGTGCGACGCAGCAGCTTCGATGTTATTGACGCTCACAGGTAACTCTCGGGAGTCTATCCGCCATAGTGTAGCACCTACACTGGTTGTCAGGAGCTCGGTGAAGAACCTTAAAGAGTAA